A stretch of Schistocerca americana isolate TAMUIC-IGC-003095 chromosome 3, iqSchAmer2.1, whole genome shotgun sequence DNA encodes these proteins:
- the LOC124605336 gene encoding suppressor of cytokine signaling 6-like, protein MNLSQLKNSLIRRSGRQNVNKTPGCCEVQEEDNGESQISALKCSKTDSSLIKESARCQCKNNTSNDKPSILKSFKKKFRLKSSVGRTVKSKPKQAVRGIDPSTLYARSLHDSSTSDECVSDKVDPLRVVGELNHIQVVTNNGIPQQCESSASQTSTQQASQWGGSSVCPLVKKRTSQENDDCSADGDDHSGGSGTDTGQQQQLILRLKNENGTQSETETESESLASPRSLTGELFELAKYGWYWGPITREEAEEKLLDAPDGSFLVRDSSADRYLLSVSFRSAGKTFHARIEHSHGVFSFYANPGREGFPSISELIAHSMTYSESAVFCYSRPRAPGYPAFPVRLVKPVSRFTQVRSLQYLCRFVIRQYTRVDNIQKLPLPRRLLSYVQEGHY, encoded by the coding sequence ATGAATTTAAGTCAGTTGAAAAACTCTTTAATTAGGCGAAGCGGCcggcaaaatgtaaacaaaactcCCGGGTGCTGTGAAGTGCAAGAAGAGGATAATGGCGAATCACAGATATCTGCTCTAAAATGTTCAAAGACTGACTCGTCTTTGATAAAGGAGAGTGCGCGATGTCAGTGCAAGAATAATACTTCAAACGATAAGCCGAGTATATTGAAAAGCTTTAAGAAAAAATTTCGCTTAAAGTCTAGTGTTGGAAGGACGGTGAAAAGTAAGCCTAAGCAAGCAGTTCGAGGCATAGATCCATCTACACTCTATGCTCGTAGTTTACACGATTCTTCAACTAGTGATGAGTGTGTGTCGGATAAAGTGGACCCTCTGCGTGTTGTAGGAGAATTGAATCATATACAAGTAGTGACGAATAATGGAATTCCACAGCAGTGCGAGTCGAGTGCCTCCCAGACGTCAACACAACAAGCTAGCCAGTGGGGAGGAAGTTCTGTTTGTCCCTTAGTCAAGAAACGTACATCACAAGAGAACGATGATTGTTCAGCCGACGGAGATGACCATTCTGGAGGGTCGGGAACTGACACTGGACAACAGCAACAGCTTATACTGAGATTGAAGAATGAGAATGGTACTCAGAGCGAAACTGAAACGGAGAGTGAGAGCTTGGCTAGCCCTCGTAGTCTAACAGGTGAGCTGTTCGAGCTGGCAAAGTACGGCTGGTACTGGGGCCCAATTACACGAGAAGAGGCAGAAGAAAAGCTATTGGATGCACCTGATGGTTCGTTCCTTGTTAGAGATTCGTCTGCAGATCGCTACTTGCTAAGTGTCAGTTTCCGAAGCGCAGGCAAGACGTTTCATGCCAGAATTGAGCACAGCCATGGAGTATTTAGTTTCTACGCAAATCCTGGACGTGAAGGGTTTCCAAGTATCTCTGAACTAATTGCACATTCTATGACTTATTCAGAATCAGCTGTTTTCTGTTATTCTCGCCCTCGTGCTCCAGGATACCCTGCATTTCCTGTTCGCTTGGTGAAGCCTGTATCTCGCTTCACGCAAGTACGATCTCTTCAGTACCTCTGCAGGTTCGTTATAAGACAGTACACCAGGGTTGACAATATACAGAAACTACCCCTGCCTAGGAGACTGTTAAGTTATGTGCAGGAAGGACATTATTGA